The following proteins come from a genomic window of Hypanus sabinus isolate sHypSab1 chromosome 9, sHypSab1.hap1, whole genome shotgun sequence:
- the prune gene encoding exopolyphosphatase PRUNE1 isoform X3 has translation MLRGSSAPGVHVVMGNEACDLDSMVSAIAFAYFLTKTSLKPKTVIVPILNIPRSEFPLRGECTFLLREGQISEELLTFRDEIDLHSLHREGRLTLTLVDHNVLPRGDAVLENGVIEVIDHRPLERPCFSGCVVTSEPVGSCTTLVTERIVQRAPDILDEQLAFLLRSTIVLDCINMAPAAGKVTPKDSEYVAHLESRFHHLPPRATIFDALQKAKFDVSGLTTEQMLRKDLKVVFGGDLRLATSAVYLTLEDFLARPCVKKELEEFCQMKGYDVLVTMTISFNEEKEPSRQLAIYSPCSHLRELVSCVLEKSEAPSLQLLPMYSPSSEISAYSQGNRLASRKKVLPIIERWLKAWETEGATGMLECRGWGNSSDASRTEDTCQDEDLPLPPTPMNSLVEGCPLDGGLPNLTPEALLEKFNQMPAEGLADTDCSDCH, from the exons ATG CTGCGTGGGAGCAGTGCTCCAGGAGTGCATGTCGTCATGGGAAATGAAGCTTGTGACCTGGACTCCATGGTCTCGGCCATTGCATTTGCCTACTTCCTAACCAAG ACATCATTGAAACCAAAGACAGTCATTGTGCCCATCTTAAATATCCCACGATCGGAGTTTCCTTTACGTGGCGAGTGCACGTTCCTCCTCCGGGAAGGCCAGATTTCCGAAGAGCTGCTGACGTTTCGAGATGAGATTGATCTGCACAGCCTGCACAGGGAGGGACGACTGACGCTGACGCTGGTTGACCACAATGTTCTACCCAG AGGCGATGCAGTCCTGGAGAATGGGGTGATAGAAGTGATTGATCACCGCCCCCTAGAGCGACCCTGTTTCTCTGGCTGTGTAGTAACCTCTGAGCCCGTGGGCTCCTGCACAACCCTGGTGACGGAGCGCATCGTCCAAAGAGCACCTGACATTCTGGATGAGCAGCTCGCTTTTTTACTGCGCA GTACTATTGTGCTGGACTGCATCAACATGGCTCCCGCGGCAGGCAAAGTCACTCCGAAGGACTCTGAGTACGTTGCTCATTTGGAATCCAGATTTCACCATCTCCCACCCAGAGCCACTATCTTTGATGCACTACAAAAAGccaagtttgacgtcagtg GGTTGACCACTGAGCAGATGCTGAGGAAGGATTTGAAAGTTGTGTTTGGCGGAGACCTTCGCTTGGCCACCAGTGCTGTCTACTTGACACTTGAG GACTTTCTGGCCCGTCCCTGTGTGAAGAAGGAATTGGAAGAATTTTGTCAGATGAAAGGCTACGATGTTCTGGTTACCATGACCATATCCTTCAATGAGGAGAAGGAGCCTTCCCGCCAGTTGGCCATCTACAGCCCTTGCAGCCATTTGAGGGAGCTG GTGAGCTGTGTATTGGAGAAGTCCGAGGCCCCATCACTACAGCTGTTGCCAATGTACAGCCCCTCATCAGAGATCAGTGCCTACTCCCAGGGCAACAGGCTGGCTTCTCGCAAGAAGGTGCTTCCCATCATTGAGCGTTGGCTAAAGGCCTGGGAGACAGAGGGAGCAACAGGCATGCTGGAGTGCAGAGGCTGGGGCAACAGCAGCGATGCCAGCCGCACAGAGGACACCTGCCAGGATGAAGACTTGCCACTGCCTCCAACACCCATGAACAGCCTGGTGGAGGGTTGCCCACTGGATGGTGGCTTGCCCAATCTGACACCTGAGGCCCTTCTGGAGAAGTTCAACCAGATGCCTGCTGAAGGGCTGGCAGATACAGACTGCTCTGACTGCCATTAG
- the prune gene encoding exopolyphosphatase PRUNE1 isoform X4, whose translation MGNEACDLDSMVSAIAFAYFLTKTSLKPKTVIVPILNIPRSEFPLRGECTFLLREGQISEELLTFRDEIDLHSLHREGRLTLTLVDHNVLPRGDAVLENGVIEVIDHRPLERPCFSGCVVTSEPVGSCTTLVTERIVQRAPDILDEQLAFLLRSTIVLDCINMAPAAGKVTPKDSEYVAHLESRFHHLPPRATIFDALQKAKFDVSGLTTEQMLRKDLKVVFGGDLRLATSAVYLTLEDFLARPCVKKELEEFCQMKGYDVLVTMTISFNEEKEPSRQLAIYSPCSHLRELVSCVLEKSEAPSLQLLPMYSPSSEISAYSQGNRLASRKKVLPIIERWLKAWETEGATGMLECRGWGNSSDASRTEDTCQDEDLPLPPTPMNSLVEGCPLDGGLPNLTPEALLEKFNQMPAEGLADTDCSDCH comes from the exons ATGGGAAATGAAGCTTGTGACCTGGACTCCATGGTCTCGGCCATTGCATTTGCCTACTTCCTAACCAAG ACATCATTGAAACCAAAGACAGTCATTGTGCCCATCTTAAATATCCCACGATCGGAGTTTCCTTTACGTGGCGAGTGCACGTTCCTCCTCCGGGAAGGCCAGATTTCCGAAGAGCTGCTGACGTTTCGAGATGAGATTGATCTGCACAGCCTGCACAGGGAGGGACGACTGACGCTGACGCTGGTTGACCACAATGTTCTACCCAG AGGCGATGCAGTCCTGGAGAATGGGGTGATAGAAGTGATTGATCACCGCCCCCTAGAGCGACCCTGTTTCTCTGGCTGTGTAGTAACCTCTGAGCCCGTGGGCTCCTGCACAACCCTGGTGACGGAGCGCATCGTCCAAAGAGCACCTGACATTCTGGATGAGCAGCTCGCTTTTTTACTGCGCA GTACTATTGTGCTGGACTGCATCAACATGGCTCCCGCGGCAGGCAAAGTCACTCCGAAGGACTCTGAGTACGTTGCTCATTTGGAATCCAGATTTCACCATCTCCCACCCAGAGCCACTATCTTTGATGCACTACAAAAAGccaagtttgacgtcagtg GGTTGACCACTGAGCAGATGCTGAGGAAGGATTTGAAAGTTGTGTTTGGCGGAGACCTTCGCTTGGCCACCAGTGCTGTCTACTTGACACTTGAG GACTTTCTGGCCCGTCCCTGTGTGAAGAAGGAATTGGAAGAATTTTGTCAGATGAAAGGCTACGATGTTCTGGTTACCATGACCATATCCTTCAATGAGGAGAAGGAGCCTTCCCGCCAGTTGGCCATCTACAGCCCTTGCAGCCATTTGAGGGAGCTG GTGAGCTGTGTATTGGAGAAGTCCGAGGCCCCATCACTACAGCTGTTGCCAATGTACAGCCCCTCATCAGAGATCAGTGCCTACTCCCAGGGCAACAGGCTGGCTTCTCGCAAGAAGGTGCTTCCCATCATTGAGCGTTGGCTAAAGGCCTGGGAGACAGAGGGAGCAACAGGCATGCTGGAGTGCAGAGGCTGGGGCAACAGCAGCGATGCCAGCCGCACAGAGGACACCTGCCAGGATGAAGACTTGCCACTGCCTCCAACACCCATGAACAGCCTGGTGGAGGGTTGCCCACTGGATGGTGGCTTGCCCAATCTGACACCTGAGGCCCTTCTGGAGAAGTTCAACCAGATGCCTGCTGAAGGGCTGGCAGATACAGACTGCTCTGACTGCCATTAG
- the prune gene encoding exopolyphosphatase PRUNE1 isoform X2: MRPELRGSSAPGVHVVMGNEACDLDSMVSAIAFAYFLTKTSLKPKTVIVPILNIPRSEFPLRGECTFLLREGQISEELLTFRDEIDLHSLHREGRLTLTLVDHNVLPRGDAVLENGVIEVIDHRPLERPCFSGCVVTSEPVGSCTTLVTERIVQRAPDILDEQLAFLLRSTIVLDCINMAPAAGKVTPKDSEYVAHLESRFHHLPPRATIFDALQKAKFDVSGLTTEQMLRKDLKVVFGGDLRLATSAVYLTLEDFLARPCVKKELEEFCQMKGYDVLVTMTISFNEEKEPSRQLAIYSPCSHLRELVSCVLEKSEAPSLQLLPMYSPSSEISAYSQGNRLASRKKVLPIIERWLKAWETEGATGMLECRGWGNSSDASRTEDTCQDEDLPLPPTPMNSLVEGCPLDGGLPNLTPEALLEKFNQMPAEGLADTDCSDCH; this comes from the exons ATGAGGCCTGAG CTGCGTGGGAGCAGTGCTCCAGGAGTGCATGTCGTCATGGGAAATGAAGCTTGTGACCTGGACTCCATGGTCTCGGCCATTGCATTTGCCTACTTCCTAACCAAG ACATCATTGAAACCAAAGACAGTCATTGTGCCCATCTTAAATATCCCACGATCGGAGTTTCCTTTACGTGGCGAGTGCACGTTCCTCCTCCGGGAAGGCCAGATTTCCGAAGAGCTGCTGACGTTTCGAGATGAGATTGATCTGCACAGCCTGCACAGGGAGGGACGACTGACGCTGACGCTGGTTGACCACAATGTTCTACCCAG AGGCGATGCAGTCCTGGAGAATGGGGTGATAGAAGTGATTGATCACCGCCCCCTAGAGCGACCCTGTTTCTCTGGCTGTGTAGTAACCTCTGAGCCCGTGGGCTCCTGCACAACCCTGGTGACGGAGCGCATCGTCCAAAGAGCACCTGACATTCTGGATGAGCAGCTCGCTTTTTTACTGCGCA GTACTATTGTGCTGGACTGCATCAACATGGCTCCCGCGGCAGGCAAAGTCACTCCGAAGGACTCTGAGTACGTTGCTCATTTGGAATCCAGATTTCACCATCTCCCACCCAGAGCCACTATCTTTGATGCACTACAAAAAGccaagtttgacgtcagtg GGTTGACCACTGAGCAGATGCTGAGGAAGGATTTGAAAGTTGTGTTTGGCGGAGACCTTCGCTTGGCCACCAGTGCTGTCTACTTGACACTTGAG GACTTTCTGGCCCGTCCCTGTGTGAAGAAGGAATTGGAAGAATTTTGTCAGATGAAAGGCTACGATGTTCTGGTTACCATGACCATATCCTTCAATGAGGAGAAGGAGCCTTCCCGCCAGTTGGCCATCTACAGCCCTTGCAGCCATTTGAGGGAGCTG GTGAGCTGTGTATTGGAGAAGTCCGAGGCCCCATCACTACAGCTGTTGCCAATGTACAGCCCCTCATCAGAGATCAGTGCCTACTCCCAGGGCAACAGGCTGGCTTCTCGCAAGAAGGTGCTTCCCATCATTGAGCGTTGGCTAAAGGCCTGGGAGACAGAGGGAGCAACAGGCATGCTGGAGTGCAGAGGCTGGGGCAACAGCAGCGATGCCAGCCGCACAGAGGACACCTGCCAGGATGAAGACTTGCCACTGCCTCCAACACCCATGAACAGCCTGGTGGAGGGTTGCCCACTGGATGGTGGCTTGCCCAATCTGACACCTGAGGCCCTTCTGGAGAAGTTCAACCAGATGCCTGCTGAAGGGCTGGCAGATACAGACTGCTCTGACTGCCATTAG
- the prune gene encoding exopolyphosphatase PRUNE1 isoform X1, with translation MEPVLRSARAALELRGSSAPGVHVVMGNEACDLDSMVSAIAFAYFLTKTSLKPKTVIVPILNIPRSEFPLRGECTFLLREGQISEELLTFRDEIDLHSLHREGRLTLTLVDHNVLPRGDAVLENGVIEVIDHRPLERPCFSGCVVTSEPVGSCTTLVTERIVQRAPDILDEQLAFLLRSTIVLDCINMAPAAGKVTPKDSEYVAHLESRFHHLPPRATIFDALQKAKFDVSGLTTEQMLRKDLKVVFGGDLRLATSAVYLTLEDFLARPCVKKELEEFCQMKGYDVLVTMTISFNEEKEPSRQLAIYSPCSHLRELVSCVLEKSEAPSLQLLPMYSPSSEISAYSQGNRLASRKKVLPIIERWLKAWETEGATGMLECRGWGNSSDASRTEDTCQDEDLPLPPTPMNSLVEGCPLDGGLPNLTPEALLEKFNQMPAEGLADTDCSDCH, from the exons CTGCGTGGGAGCAGTGCTCCAGGAGTGCATGTCGTCATGGGAAATGAAGCTTGTGACCTGGACTCCATGGTCTCGGCCATTGCATTTGCCTACTTCCTAACCAAG ACATCATTGAAACCAAAGACAGTCATTGTGCCCATCTTAAATATCCCACGATCGGAGTTTCCTTTACGTGGCGAGTGCACGTTCCTCCTCCGGGAAGGCCAGATTTCCGAAGAGCTGCTGACGTTTCGAGATGAGATTGATCTGCACAGCCTGCACAGGGAGGGACGACTGACGCTGACGCTGGTTGACCACAATGTTCTACCCAG AGGCGATGCAGTCCTGGAGAATGGGGTGATAGAAGTGATTGATCACCGCCCCCTAGAGCGACCCTGTTTCTCTGGCTGTGTAGTAACCTCTGAGCCCGTGGGCTCCTGCACAACCCTGGTGACGGAGCGCATCGTCCAAAGAGCACCTGACATTCTGGATGAGCAGCTCGCTTTTTTACTGCGCA GTACTATTGTGCTGGACTGCATCAACATGGCTCCCGCGGCAGGCAAAGTCACTCCGAAGGACTCTGAGTACGTTGCTCATTTGGAATCCAGATTTCACCATCTCCCACCCAGAGCCACTATCTTTGATGCACTACAAAAAGccaagtttgacgtcagtg GGTTGACCACTGAGCAGATGCTGAGGAAGGATTTGAAAGTTGTGTTTGGCGGAGACCTTCGCTTGGCCACCAGTGCTGTCTACTTGACACTTGAG GACTTTCTGGCCCGTCCCTGTGTGAAGAAGGAATTGGAAGAATTTTGTCAGATGAAAGGCTACGATGTTCTGGTTACCATGACCATATCCTTCAATGAGGAGAAGGAGCCTTCCCGCCAGTTGGCCATCTACAGCCCTTGCAGCCATTTGAGGGAGCTG GTGAGCTGTGTATTGGAGAAGTCCGAGGCCCCATCACTACAGCTGTTGCCAATGTACAGCCCCTCATCAGAGATCAGTGCCTACTCCCAGGGCAACAGGCTGGCTTCTCGCAAGAAGGTGCTTCCCATCATTGAGCGTTGGCTAAAGGCCTGGGAGACAGAGGGAGCAACAGGCATGCTGGAGTGCAGAGGCTGGGGCAACAGCAGCGATGCCAGCCGCACAGAGGACACCTGCCAGGATGAAGACTTGCCACTGCCTCCAACACCCATGAACAGCCTGGTGGAGGGTTGCCCACTGGATGGTGGCTTGCCCAATCTGACACCTGAGGCCCTTCTGGAGAAGTTCAACCAGATGCCTGCTGAAGGGCTGGCAGATACAGACTGCTCTGACTGCCATTAG